In Arachis hypogaea cultivar Tifrunner chromosome 7, arahy.Tifrunner.gnm2.J5K5, whole genome shotgun sequence, the genomic window atttttttaataatttaatattagtacattttgtaatatataagtatgttattataaaaaaataattatatgattgattagacacatttttttcataaaaaaaacatgtgtttttaacaagaaattaataattaaaataaatattttttcttatgaaATACAAGTTTTTGTTATGTATAAATGAGCTAGATTGAAGGTTCAACCACCTTCACTACCACTTTTGATCTCTGCAGTCTAgacgaaagaggtcggagatgatAATGAGGGaagcttgaaatgccttcacgtcaactccaagacgGCGGCTATTAGAGGTATccgcaagaaaaaaaatattttataaaagtactgaAAGAGGTTGGAAATGGTAGTGAAGGTGCTTGAAAAGCCTTCACGTTAACTCCAAGTCGGTGAATAGGATAttcgcaagagaaaaaatattttataaagacacttttatttgaagaacgtgtgaaaaaatagaattgaaaatgcattaaaaatattgagaattttgaatttatagaaaaaaatgagaaaaaattttatgaagggactagtttggtgcacgacattcaatttcaaggactaaaatgagtcatttaatgcaaagtgagggactaatttggtgcatatacaacgaTGGCATAATGGATGACATGTGGACGAATACTATTGCGACACATGGCACAActggacacgtggccaaataacattgtgacacgtggcacaactatccatgtcagcatgccacgtgtcactggtcaccacatcatcctaccattacacgtggccaaatcatgaagtgacacgtgtcacttacagtccacgtcatcatgccatgtcatcacgtcaTTGATGAAAAATGGGTCAGGGACTACTATGGTGCATTGTTttcaatctcagggacgtaattggtgcaattgaaaTTTTAGGGAAGATTTCAGTGCAAAACGCCAATCTCAGGGACTATTTTGGGGTTTAACTCAAAAAACTCTATATCACTCGGATTTGAATCCGCAACAAAACCGGCTTTTGATACCGTCACAGTAGGTCAAGAACAAGATTTATTGCTTCCCACAGAACTAGAAAGTTTGGAcgagaaaaaggggaaaaaaagcaTGGTGATTTCTCACTGAAAGATGATAGCTTATGTATCCttctcaaggaggataccatagctctgataccataataaaattatgaaagaatgagaaaagatgaagaaattttattgttGTGATTTTGTTGTATGGAGAACAATGCTACCTATTTATACTAATTACTAaactgattttgaattttaaaataagctAAAACAACTAGAATATCTAGATGATTCTGTTAGAGAAAGATAAGcataacaaacttaaaaaaaagataagcatgacaaattttgtttctagaagaaaaaagataagataataaataaaaataaaatatgaatttaatatggtatcagagccaaactTTAACATTAACTTTCCAAAACTTGTTCCCAATTCACGTTCTCTTCATTactaaagaaaagaatgaaaatgcATAGAGCCAAACTACGCGGTCAAAGATTCCAAAGCAGACTACGCTCTTCATCCAGCAGTAAGAACAAACTAAAAGAACCTCTCGTGGATTCTGATGATTCTACAGTTGAGGTGCCATTCTCAAGCAAGAGAAAGGCAGCAAACACATTTGGTTACTGTCTTGAATCTGAGGGTACAAGTCACGGAATGAGAGATGAGGCTAACAAGGAGGATAAGAGGATGATGAATatcaagaaaacaaaaacagaCTGTCTTATTCAAAATAAACAGTATGATTTCAATGATAATGAACTTGAATTCATTGATATTCTGTTTAACCTCCCTAGAAACTTCTTAGAGATGGTTAATTTATAGACTTCAAATAGTGCTGTGAATTCAAGCCCAAGTGCCGACCAAGTACAGGTTTCAAAGGAGGCTTCCGAAAAAACTGTTAGCTCAATGGATTCTGGgtccaagaaaaaaaataaaaaaaatagtcaacCAAGAAAGAAACAGCTCTAGTGTTGTGAATTCAGGCCTGAGTGCCGATCAAGAATGGGtttcaaacaaaaattccaagAAGACCGTTAGCTCAGTGAATTCTCGGTCCAAGGAAGAATCAAAGAAACCAGTCAACCAAGAACCCTATGAATTGCCACAAAATTTTAAGATCTTGATAAGTGATATGGGTGGCATCAGGATCACTCTGCTTATGGAAAAAACTTCCTATCTCTCGGATTTTAATCCGCAACAAAACCGACTTTCGATACCAGCACAGTAGGTCAGGGACAAAGATTTCTTACTTTTCATAGAACTAGAAAGTCTGGAcaaaaaaagggaataaaagtgAAATTGATCAACCGTCGCTAAAAATCATCGAGTTGACTTTGATTAAGTGGTTCATGCACAAGAGCCCAGAGTCAGAGAAAGTAAGCACTTCCTATGTTCTAAGGTCAAATTGAGTCAAAGTTGCAAAGGCTAACAAATTAGAAAAGGACCATATTATTCAAGTTTGGTCATTCCGAGTTGACGAGAAATTATGCATGGCAATTGTCAAgtttcgaatttttatttaattttatttttttaatcattttagccTAATTTGCTAATTGCAAGAACTATGTCGATAGATCCCTAATGAACTTTGttagttttttcttctttttggctgGAATTATTGATAAAATTATCTTTATTGCAGTTGGAAGaatcaattacatgtttttatatttttttaaaataaaaaaataaaaataaaaataaaataaaaatttaaaaataactaatcatcttttagttaaaaatatttaaaaaattaaaaaaaatatttattattattcaattaaaacataaagtactaattaaatacaataaatacacattaaaagtgtcataataataattattataaaagttttcagttacaaatattaaaattttacaatttataGATATTAATACTCTCACTACTATATTATTTTGATCTACTTATACATGTTATATGAGACTTTActactatttattttttaatttctcataCCAATTAGCAAAAATTTCTTCAAGTAAGTTTAAATATGTCACATTTTCTTATTGAATACATTCAAATatatcataattataaaattaatttataatttatatttatattttttatatttttcattctcattcatttttcgaaattcaagtAAGTTTAAATTTGATGCATCTCTTActagatatatttaaatatatcatgattataaaaataatttatatttttagtatttttcattctcattcatttttaaaatttttttttctttacttatTTGCAACCAAAACAACAccatataaaaagataaattatgacaactaaaacaaatataaaaataaaaataacaattaaaaatataattttatataattataatataaaagtctatatttttttaaataaatgaacttaaatatttaaaatgataaattgtattttaattaaataattatataaaattttaaataaattattaaataaatattttataaaatatttttaatatataataatttaaatttaatattaatttatatattatctaataatctttaattaatataatatttattaaaatatattatatagtataattaatttatttcttcgTTTATCTCgttctaattaaaataataaaaaaaaaagaaaagatggtgAGTGTCAATCCCCGGTTGAGAAGAGATTGGTAGATTCTGATTTGCTTATTCATTAATATCATAATATGacataatacaatttttttttgggtGCATGTTCCAAAATGCATCAATGTTTGGGCCACCCTTATCAATTAGCACCCCAAGAGAACTGAAGTTGTTTAATTGTCTTCATTGTCACGGTAAAGATATAGACATTTTTTGAAGTTCTCAGTGTATTCTCTAATAACATATCAATTACTATGGATCAGTTTTATActtctatttaaaatttattgttggaTCCGAGaatagatttttatataaaaaataaaattcgaaattctACTACTTACTTCAacaaattaataaactaataactaaattAACTTAAGTTGGTTaaagatataaatatttatttagttCGAAAAGAAAATCAAATCCGTACTACACTCTACAAATTATGCAAAGTGCTCATCTCAATTGACAAATGCACATATATCAGTACTACACATTTTCTTatccttatttttaaaaatccaaatcAATAAGAAAAGccttttaattttgatgtattaataATCATTTgatcattttttataattattcaaagagtttaattttaataaattaataatttaaaatattttatataatggtTGAATTAATTTTATTCGTTTATATGATTATGAATGTATCTATTTCTTTAACCCAATacacatataaaatatttttatattaattgcatataaaaaatagatatttatctaaataatcagtattaaaaataattattaaggtTTTGCGAACATCAAGACTTTATTTGTTTACAGGATTTAGTAGATAagatatagataaaaatattatatccaaaaatattaaattaatatattttatatcttttttaataaaaaaatacacaaaggcacaatttacttttttattttttattatttttatcaatttttataattatatttttttaatattatattttttctttcaaatttttcgtataaaaaataaataaaaattttataatttatcatcaaataaaatataaaaatattaatttttatatatctattttttaagacttatttttaatattttattttatcttacttGCCAAAACACAATCCAATAGACAACCCTAAACTGTTTAGATTATTGAATGAAaagtaattttcctttttataattttgaaagccatttttttcttttccagatCCATTGGCTCCACATACCCGAAATCTCGCCGACCTCTCAAATCGACAGAAAAGATTTAAGACTTTACATAATAAATTACTAATGAGATATGTTCCCATACAAGTGTCAATTATataccattttttttaatttaaaagcgatttatatttaattacattactttgtcttaaaatataattttaattaaaaaaataagaaattagttattggattatatatttattaatatataagttttttaataaatttaattactaaaataatatataaaaattatttaataatacaaataaaatcatacttttctatttttctttaaaagattttttatttttataaattaaataaatataataattaccgaaataaataattttaaaaatatttatcgaaataaataccCTTCTCTTATTTCTATCTGTTTTTTCTCCTTTCCtctttgtcttttttttcttgtgtttttgttcttgtttttttcCTCTGAAATTTAGATATGAATCTAGGTtcatctaaaataattttttgtggtatattgattttttttataaatgtttTGAATATGGTATTACAAATCTAAGACAAAGATATAAGAACAAAAACTTTTCAtcccaaaatatatttttatatttgaaaagtTTTTAGAGTTATTTGGAGAAGaaagaataattttttgtattgcagtattttttgtataaaatttaaaataaaagaaattgtgatttgtttttatttttatcttataaattcttttttaatcaaattctgtgttttttcaaatcataattattttttgtgttcATTGGCAAGGCAACagaatatgaaaaatattaaaaattctaactcattcttttggattttttattttttgatattttttgaaaataatatatatttaaatagtaaaaaataaattaagacttttaattataattcataaaatattattaattctctctgtaaaaatatacaaatataaatcaataatcaataataattaataacaaacaaaaaaacgTTAAAGCATGGAagttcaaaaaaagaaaagaaagaaaaaagtgcTATAGCATGTGcatatatttttatgaatatctCTAAGCTTAGATTCAAAAAATGCTGCCGGAACCAGACATTGTTCACTGATAATTAAGAAAGTAGCTcccactctttctctctctatacaACACTCATTGCACGCTTCACACTCACAAATCTAGCTCATTATCTTCCTCTCTGGATTCCAATCAAGTTAAGTGTCTAAGCTAAGCTACTTCAAGTTCAAGTTCAAGTTCTGTATCTAATCTGAGTAACAGCATTCTTTAATGCCTACACTATGCTCCATTTCCTCCCCGAgtaacatgttttttttttcaccttGCCTTTTCGTTTGTTTGGTTTGTTCTTGATATGTTCATTAAATGTGATTCACATGTTTCTTATTTTGCAAAAAATCATGTAACTGTGGCTTTTTTTTCAGACAGTAGACAGAATAGAATCCCTTTAGGCCATTCTACTGTCTAATCTAAGTGTTGAAaatgtttttccttttttcttttcttttatttttttccttcttcaatttttttttaaccgTGTTTTGTACTATGCAGAAATCGTAAAAGGTTCAGGTGTTAAAATGGGAAGATCTTCAATACCCATTGTGGGTATTACTATTCTGCTACTGTGTTGCTGCTTGGTTTCATTTTCAGAAGCAGAATATTTGAAGTATAAGGACCCAAAACAGCCATTGAACGTTAGAATCAAAGACTTGCTCAAAAGAATGACATTAGAGGAGAAGATAGGCCAAATGGTACAGATTGAGAGAGCTGTTGCCACCTCAGATGTTATGAAGAACTACTTCATTGGTTAGCATCCAAATTTCTACTAAAAGATCAGTGCTTTTTTGTTTTAATGGCATACCCTTTTGGCTTTTTCAGCTATAGATCACTGGAAAACAAATAGTTGGCAACTCTAGATTAAAAAGTTAACTACTTTTGAAAAAAGTTTGTAGTTTTTTAATAgtgggaaagaaaaaaaagagtgagCCTGTTACATCCAAATAGCAAAGTTGATCTGATAATTGGTTTTGGCAGGGAGTGTACTGAGTGGAGGAGGGAGTGTTCCGGCACCAAAAGCATCTCCTGAGGCTTGGGTCCAATTGGTGAATCAGCTCCAAAGTGGATCTTTGTCGACACGCCTTGGGATTCCGATGATTTATGGCATAGATGCAGTTCATGGCCACAACAATGTCTACAAAGCAACAATCTTCCCACACAATGTTGGGCTTGGAGCTACCAGGCAAGTTCAGAATATCCTTAAATAGATTCTCATTCAAGCTGCCATAAATTAAACTGTACCAAAGGAACTGAAATTGGTATAACACATGAATTCAATAAGGATTCGTTGCATTAAGATTATTCCTTAGTGGTTATGGATTTTATAGATGAGTTATTCTTTCTATTTTATGTGTTAGCACTAAGTAGCTGCTAGACTGAATAAAAATAGCCATAATTATAATGAATTTATACTGTATGGTTTAGGGATCCTCTGCTGTTAAAGAAGATTGGAGATGCTACTGCTCTTGAAGTTAGAGCTACTGGAATTCAGTATGTTTTCGCGCCATGTATTGCGGTAATTAACTAAACAGCATTGTAATTCTATGTTTCCAATTACACAAAACATTTGATCAAGTGTCCTACTATGTTGATGATTATTTGTCTACAGGTTTGCAGAGATCCGAGGTGGGGACGATGCTACGAAAGCTACAGTGAGGATCCTCAGGTTGTTAGGACAATGACAGAAATTATTCCTGGTTTGCAAGGAGACATTGTTGGAAATAAATTAAAGGGTGTACCCTTTGTTGCTGGAAAGTAAGATCTTGATTCCTGGTTTAAAATTGTgcttgaaaaatcaaaataaatatcagTATGAATCAGTGTATAATTTGATCCTGCTTAATGAATTGATATTGCAGGAACAAGGTTGCAGCTTGTGCCAAGCATTATGTTGGGGATGGAGGCACAAACAAGGGAATCAATGAGAACAACACAGTGATAAGTTACAATGGATTGCTTAGCATTCATATGCCTGCATATCTCGACGCAATCGCCAAAGGTGTTTCGACAGTGATGGTTTCCTACTCTAGCTGGAATGGCAAGAagatgcatgctaaccattttctAGTCACTGATTacctcaagaacaagttgaagTTCAAGGTAAGTATAAAATTTTGTTCAATTAGTTCTCCAATAAAACAATTAAAATGTATGCTTAATTTCATGTGCAATTTCGGTTTCTTTTTCAGGGTTTTGTCATATCAGATTGGATGGGAATTGATAGGATTACTTCTCCTCCTGGTGCTAACTATTCATACTCAGTTCAAGCTGGTGTTAGTGCTGGAATTGATATGGTAAATATATATGATGCTTTCTGAATATGAAATTTTAACATTAtggtttttattcttatttagcaTATACATTATTATGTAGATTATGGTTCCCTACAACTTCACAATATTCATTGATGACCTGACCTATCAAGTGAAGAACAAAATCATTCCaatgagtaggattgatgatgctGTGAGCAGAATCCTAAGAGTAAAATTTGTTATGGGGCTATTTGAGAATCCACTAGCTGATCAAAGCCTGGTGAACCAACTTGGTAGTAAGGTACATTTTCTTCGAGTTAACTCACAAACTCGCATaagtttattagtttaatttcccGAATTGAGTCTACAGTTTTCCAAGTTGAGTTTTACAATTCAAGTGGGAAGAGGCCATTCATTGATCTAAGTATTGTGTCTTAAACAGGAACACAGAGAGTTAGCAAGGGAAGCTGTAAGGAAATCACTTGTGCTGCTAAAGAATGGTAAATCTGGTGAGACACCATTGCTTCCCCTTCCCAAGAAAATTGCAAAAATATTGGTGGCCGGAAGCCATGCTGACAACTTGGGCTATCAGTGTGGAGGATGGACAATAACATGGCAAGGTCTTGGTGGCAATGATCTCACAGTTGGTAAGTCCACTTTGTTTGTTAAATGTTAAGTTTGGTCTCTTGTTCTAGAATAACACCGGAAGCTTCCATTCTAAGGCGACTGCGTGCGCAGGCGTATACTGTTATATTCAAGTCCTTGTAACTCTCAAGTCTTTACCAATTCAATATTTACATTAGTTATATTATTTGGATGTTGTAAAAATTGAACCATAGAAAACTTACAT contains:
- the LOC112702200 gene encoding uncharacterized protein isoform X1 — its product is MPTLCSISSPKIVKGSGVKMGRSSIPIVGITILLLCCCLVSFSEAEYLKYKDPKQPLNVRIKDLLKRMTLEEKIGQMVQIERAVATSDVMKNYFIGSVLSGGGSVPAPKASPEAWVQLVNQLQSGSLSTRLGIPMIYGIDAVHGHNNVYKATIFPHNVGLGATRDPLLLKKIGDATALEVRATGIQYVFAPCIAVCRDPRWGRCYESYSEDPQVVRTMTEIIPGLQGDIVGNKLKGVPFVAGKNKVAACAKHYVGDGGTNKGINENNTVISYNGLLSIHMPAYLDAIAKGVSTVMVSYSSWNGKKMHANHFLVTDYLKNKLKFKGFVISDWMGIDRITSPPGANYSYSVQAGVSAGIDMIMVPYNFTIFIDDLTYQVKNKIIPMSRIDDAVSRILRVKFVMGLFENPLADQSLVNQLGSKEHRELAREAVRKSLVLLKNGKSGETPLLPLPKKIAKILVAGSHADNLGYQCGGWTITWQGLGGNDLTVGTTILNAVKQTVDPATEVVFNENPDSNFVKSNKFSYAIVVVGEPPYAETYGDSLNLTIAEPGPSTITNVCSYIRCVVVLVTGRPVVVQPYLSKIDALVAAWLPGTEGQGVADTLFGDYGFSGKLARTWFKSVDQLPMNVGDKHYDPLFSFGFGLTTNSTNY
- the LOC112702200 gene encoding uncharacterized protein isoform X2, whose translation is MGRSSIPIVGITILLLCCCLVSFSEAEYLKYKDPKQPLNVRIKDLLKRMTLEEKIGQMVQIERAVATSDVMKNYFIGSVLSGGGSVPAPKASPEAWVQLVNQLQSGSLSTRLGIPMIYGIDAVHGHNNVYKATIFPHNVGLGATRDPLLLKKIGDATALEVRATGIQYVFAPCIAVCRDPRWGRCYESYSEDPQVVRTMTEIIPGLQGDIVGNKLKGVPFVAGKNKVAACAKHYVGDGGTNKGINENNTVISYNGLLSIHMPAYLDAIAKGVSTVMVSYSSWNGKKMHANHFLVTDYLKNKLKFKGFVISDWMGIDRITSPPGANYSYSVQAGVSAGIDMIMVPYNFTIFIDDLTYQVKNKIIPMSRIDDAVSRILRVKFVMGLFENPLADQSLVNQLGSKEHRELAREAVRKSLVLLKNGKSGETPLLPLPKKIAKILVAGSHADNLGYQCGGWTITWQGLGGNDLTVGTTILNAVKQTVDPATEVVFNENPDSNFVKSNKFSYAIVVVGEPPYAETYGDSLNLTIAEPGPSTITNVCSYIRCVVVLVTGRPVVVQPYLSKIDALVAAWLPGTEGQGVADTLFGDYGFSGKLARTWFKSVDQLPMNVGDKHYDPLFSFGFGLTTNSTNY